The proteins below come from a single Triticum aestivum cultivar Chinese Spring chromosome 5D, IWGSC CS RefSeq v2.1, whole genome shotgun sequence genomic window:
- the LOC123123900 gene encoding trihelix transcription factor ASIL1, with protein sequence MEARKSAPGQPWSDGETMHLIDVYEDRWTKLRRGQLKAHQWEDVAAEVTRRCGGQRKTGTQCRHKLEKLRKRYRTEAARPVTSLWPFFRRMERLERGPVPVSTNSFPASPPASDDDQDQEEEEDEDEEEQEQEEEDHDEGEDQEEEEEQLLVARNSGSHTRSINGLVRDAGGFRGHQQQQQQRWRPSPPAVTLSTAPPRKRVSYEAAAFQAKAAAAERVKAEEAPAADHHSVAGVLRDIGEGIKRLERRRMEVQWEIERGWKETEARSNQMLQDAQRQLQDTLAALPPPGKKARRDHGSSADSL encoded by the coding sequence ATGGAGGCGAGGAAGAGCGCGCCGGGGCAGCCCTGGTCGGACGGCGAGACCATGCACCTCATCGACGTCTACGAGGACCGCTGGACCAAGCTGCGCCGGGGCCAGCTCAAGGCGCACCAGTGGGAGGACGTGGCCGCCGAGGTCACGCGCCGCTGCGGCGGCCAGCGCAAGACCGGCACCCAGTGCCGCCACAAGCTCGAGAAGCTCCGCAAGCGCTACCGCACCGAGGCCGCCCGCCCCGTCACCTCCCTCTGGCCCTTCTTCCGCCGCATGGAGCGCCTCGAGCGCGGCCCCGTCCCCGTCTCCACCAACTCCTTCCCCGCCTCCCCGCCCGCCTCCGACgacgaccaagaccaggaggaggaggaagatgaagatgaagaagagcaGGAGCAGGAGGAAGAGGACCACGACGAGGGGGAGGaccaagaagaggaggaggagcagttGCTCGTCGCCAGGAACAGCGGCAGCCACACCAGGAGCATCAACGGCCTCGTGCGTGACGCCGGCGGGTTCAGGggccatcagcagcagcagcagcagcggtggcGCCCGTCGCCGCCCGCTGTCACGCTGTCCACCGCGCCTCCGCGCAAGAGGGTCTCCTACGAGGCCGCCGCGTTCCAGGCCAAGGCCGCCGCTGCAGAGAGGGTCAAGGCTGAGGAGGCTCCTGCGGCGGATCACCACTCCGTCGCAGGTGTGTTGAGGGACATCGGCGAGGGAATCAAGCGGCTGGAGAGGCGGAGAATGGAGGTGCAGTGGGAGATTGAGCGGGGGTGGAAGGAGACGGAGGCCCGCAGTAATCAGATGCTCCAGGATGCCCAGCGGCAGTTACAGGACACTCTCGCCGCACTGCCGCCGCCGGGGAAGAAGGCCAGGAGGGACCATGGCAGCAGTGCAGACAGCTTGTAG
- the LOC123123899 gene encoding OVARIAN TUMOR DOMAIN-containing deubiquitinating enzyme 12 isoform X1 — MVVRGQQDLDANIVRWGLHHLLDAGGGCVHRPQSPTTDYAPPPPQPQRARALLDGYDMAPAPAPASDVRVDAVENDEVIAHALQEELAQVAMAEASGADGGEAERRATVLAQQWFRPEVVSHLPSAPPYVEEAESSSPRSSPEEDRNARDGHGCSIELVDDFSALDGEVGKRLNDMVPVPHVPKTNGDIPSFDEAFSDHRRLLDRLVLYGLVELKVNGDGNCQFRALSDQFYRTPEHHRFVRQQVVNQLESHPEIYAGYVPMDYREYLKKMPKIGEWGDHVTLQAAADLYGVKIFILTSFRDTCYIEILPVVQKSNRVICLSFWAEVHYNSIYPEGELPVVENRKKSLSDRRSFCSTM, encoded by the exons ATGGTGGTGCGGGGCCAGCAAGATCTGGACGCCAACATCGTCCGCTggggcctccaccacctcctcgacgccggcggcggctgcgTGCACCGCCCTCAATCCCCCACCACCGActacgccccgccgccgccgcagccgcagcgCGCCCGCGCCCTTCTCGACGGCTACGACatggcccccgcccccgcccccgcctccgATGTCAGGGTCGACGCGGTCGAGAACGACGAGGTCATCGCGCACGCGCTGCAGGAGGAGCTCGCGCAGGTCGCCATGGCCGAGGCGTCCGGGGCCGACGGCGGCGAGGCCGAGCGCCGCGCCACCGTCCTCGCGCAGCAGTGGTTCCGCCCCGAGGTCGTCAGCCATCTGCCCTCAG CTCCACCTTATGTAGAAGAAGCAGAGAGCTCCAGTCCACGTTCGAGCCCCGAAGAAGATCGCAATGCGCGTGATGGCCACGGCTGCTCCATAGAGCTTGTCGACGATTTCTCTGCTCTCGACGGCGAAGTCGGCAAAAGACTGAATGACATGGTTCCTGTCCCT CATGTCCCTAAAACAAATGGAGACATTCCTTCTTTTGATGAAGCCTTTTCAGATCACCGAAGACTTCTTGACAG GTTGGTGCTGTATGGCCTGGTTGAGCTCAAGGTTAACGGAGATGGCAATTGTCAG TTTCGGGCATTGTCCGATCAATTCTACCGAACTCCCGAACACCATAGATTTGTGCGGCAACAGGTGGTCAATCAG CTTGAGTCTCATCCCGAGATATATGCTGGATATGTCCCTATGGATTACAGAGAATATCTTAAGAAGATGCCAAA GATCGGAGAGTGGGGTGACCATGTTACACTGCAGGCTGCTGCAGACTTG TATGGTGTAAAGATTTTCATTCTGACATCATTCAGAGATACATGCTACATCGAGATTCTCCCAGTCGTCCAAAAATCAAATAGAG TTATATGTTTGAGTTTTTGGGCCGAGGTGCACTACAACTCGATATATCCGGAAGGAG AGTTGCCCGTCGTGGAGAACAGAAAGAAGAG CTTGTCGGATCGACGGTCGTTTTGTTCGACCATGTGA
- the LOC123123899 gene encoding OVARIAN TUMOR DOMAIN-containing deubiquitinating enzyme 12 isoform X2, protein MVVRGQQDLDANIVRWGLHHLLDAGGGCVHRPQSPTTDYAPPPPQPQRARALLDGYDMAPAPAPASDVRVDAVENDEVIAHALQEELAQVAMAEASGADGGEAERRATVLAQQWFRPEVVSHLPSAPPYVEEAESSSPRSSPEEDRNARDGHGCSIELVDDFSALDGEVGKRLNDMVPVPHVPKTNGDIPSFDEAFSDHRRLLDRLVLYGLVELKVNGDGNCQFRALSDQFYRTPEHHRFVRQQVVNQLESHPEIYAGYVPMDYREYLKKMPKIGEWGDHVTLQAAADLYGVKIFILTSFRDTCYIEILPVVQKSNRVICLSFWAEVHYNSIYPEGEC, encoded by the exons ATGGTGGTGCGGGGCCAGCAAGATCTGGACGCCAACATCGTCCGCTggggcctccaccacctcctcgacgccggcggcggctgcgTGCACCGCCCTCAATCCCCCACCACCGActacgccccgccgccgccgcagccgcagcgCGCCCGCGCCCTTCTCGACGGCTACGACatggcccccgcccccgcccccgcctccgATGTCAGGGTCGACGCGGTCGAGAACGACGAGGTCATCGCGCACGCGCTGCAGGAGGAGCTCGCGCAGGTCGCCATGGCCGAGGCGTCCGGGGCCGACGGCGGCGAGGCCGAGCGCCGCGCCACCGTCCTCGCGCAGCAGTGGTTCCGCCCCGAGGTCGTCAGCCATCTGCCCTCAG CTCCACCTTATGTAGAAGAAGCAGAGAGCTCCAGTCCACGTTCGAGCCCCGAAGAAGATCGCAATGCGCGTGATGGCCACGGCTGCTCCATAGAGCTTGTCGACGATTTCTCTGCTCTCGACGGCGAAGTCGGCAAAAGACTGAATGACATGGTTCCTGTCCCT CATGTCCCTAAAACAAATGGAGACATTCCTTCTTTTGATGAAGCCTTTTCAGATCACCGAAGACTTCTTGACAG GTTGGTGCTGTATGGCCTGGTTGAGCTCAAGGTTAACGGAGATGGCAATTGTCAG TTTCGGGCATTGTCCGATCAATTCTACCGAACTCCCGAACACCATAGATTTGTGCGGCAACAGGTGGTCAATCAG CTTGAGTCTCATCCCGAGATATATGCTGGATATGTCCCTATGGATTACAGAGAATATCTTAAGAAGATGCCAAA GATCGGAGAGTGGGGTGACCATGTTACACTGCAGGCTGCTGCAGACTTG TATGGTGTAAAGATTTTCATTCTGACATCATTCAGAGATACATGCTACATCGAGATTCTCCCAGTCGTCCAAAAATCAAATAGAG TTATATGTTTGAGTTTTTGGGCCGAGGTGCACTACAACTCGATATATCCGGAAGGAG aatgctga
- the LOC123123901 gene encoding mavicyanin, whose amino-acid sequence MASLLSLVLLLALLDASRATNFEVGGDAEWVVPQAGDSQTYNHWASKNHFHVGDIVHFKYNQDSVMVVTEQGYNKCESSHPIFFSNSGNTEVRLDRPGPFYFISGVTGHCQGGQKLVIKVTDKARPPPGPPSGAAPAGFGSAGAIVVLMAVLWPLLVMHDI is encoded by the exons ATGGCGAGCCTCCTCTCCCTCGTGCTGCTCCTCGCGCTCCTCGACGCGTCGCGCGCCACCAACTTCGAGGTCGGCGGCGACGCCGAGTGGGTCGTCCCGCAGGCCGGCGACTCCCAAACGTACAACCATTGGGCGTCCAAGAACCACTTCCACGTCGGCGACATCGTCC ATTTCAAGTACAATCAGGACTCGGTGATGGTGGTGACGGAGCAGGGGTACAACAAGTGTGAGTCGTCGCACCCCATCTTCTTCTCCAACAGCGGTAACACCGAGGTGCGCCTCGACCGCCCCGGCCCCTTCTACTTCATcagcggcgtcaccggccactgcCAGGGCGGGCAGAAGCTGGTCATCAAGGTCACCGACAAGGCCAGGCCACCGCCGGGGCCCCCCAGTGGGGCTGCGCCGGCGGGCTTTGGATCCGCCGGCGCCATTGTTGTCTTGATGGCGGTGCTTTGGCCTCTTCTTGTTATGCACGATATTTAA